The genomic region AAGAAGTGTAATGAACATCTGAACAATGGATTGTCTTCCCGGGCCAAATTGTTTGAGCAGATCTGCACCCCGCCGGGTCAGCGGAAATCCGGTTATCCACTCACGAGCCACCATGTCCTGTGCAGCGGAATGCTGCATGACATCCAGAAGGGTCATCTCGCGATCCCGTAATTCCGCAAGCGATTTAGGATCATTCACATCCAGTTCATCATTGGAATAGGTATGGACTTTGGTCAGGCCGAATGCCCGGTAAAAAGCGACAGCATCGGATGTATCTGTTTTTTCAATTGCTTTCATTGCACCATCGATTGAACGACCGTATATAAGGGGAATAAGGAGGATGAATGCACCAAAATGGGTATTTCCACCCTCGTGACAATTAGTCTGCTGGACCGCATGTCGTATAATCTCGCCGATCCTCCCCTCGCTCTTCTCTGCTTCTTCAAGTGCCGGGCGTGCAAAGAGGGTAGAAGCAAGAAAATGTTCAAGACGTGTTTCAGGATAATCATGACAGCGATCGACATTACCGGGTTTGGGAAATGCGCACACTTCCAGCATCATCGCAAGCTGGGCCCGTTCAGCTGCTCTCATCGGAAGGCAAGTCATGAAAAACACCGCTCATTAACGTATCAGAGAGATCCCGCTTGAGACACATATATTCTTTCTTTGAAAGGCCAACCTGCTTGATGGTCATATCCCGGAACATGCAGGGGGATGAGGTTTTACAACACCAGCAAAGGCTGCCAAAACACGTCTGTTGCCCGGGTTCAAGCGGTGTGCCTGTTACGGCTTCCTGTTTCATGCGTATGTATTTTTCTTTTTTAATCCCCATTCGTGCCAGTGTCGGGATGAGGGGGCACTCTTTTACCGGCATACAGCAGAATGCCAGTGCGCGGATGTCCCCGCCACGACAGAGCTGCTTGGGTGCATTATACCACCCCTCTTCATCAGTGAATCGTGTTATAGCGGCATCCAGACCGGATAATGTCCGTATGTCTGATTGCCGTGCGAGTGACACAAGATCCGCGCCATGGGAGAGCATATCCTTCATCTTATCAAAACTGGTGATGGAATTATTGGCAATCAGCATCAGGGGACAACTGTTTCGTATCTGCCGGAGTTTTGCCGGGCCGCAATCCATGAGATCAATATGGAGGATATCAGCTCCGGCTTTCCAGAGAATCCGGGCAAGATCCCGGTCATCTGCTGACACACCAGCCCGGATCTTTACCGAGACAGTTACCCCATGGCTCTTTAGTGCCGAGATAATTGCTACAAGTTTATCCGGATTTTTTAAGTAATATTCTCCACAACCGGCTGCTATCATTTCTGGCTGGCGACAATGAGCATCGATTTCATAGACCACCCTGTCACCAATTGCAGCAGCTACAGAACTGAAAGCATCCGGTGTACTCCCACGAAGATTGATTCCCAGGATCACATCATTTTTTTCCATTTTGGCGATCTGCCGGGTCAATTCTTCGACAGGATTGTCGCATAAAAATTCCTTGCGATCTCCATGCGAGGCGATGACATTTGCTGCATCCATAGTCCGCTGATCGATGGAATATCCACCAATGAATGCAAAGCCGATATGTCCGGTTCGTTCGATAACATATGCTGCATCAACAATGCCCGCCATCGACGCGATTCCGACGGGGGTCCTGACCACACGGTCATTAATGAGCAGTCCGAATCGCTCAAATGCATCCATCATGAGTTCATATCCGTTGAGGCTGATCAACCAAATTACTTTGCATAGTATTTCGATAAAACGCAGATATATCTCATGCTTCCTTTGGATAACGCATTCTTTTTAAAAACATACACACTCTTACGTTTTGAACGGTCTCTTGTGCAAATATAAGTTTTTTTTAAAGATGATCGAGAACATAACCATCCCTGGACTGTCCAAATGCAATATAGTGTCTTGCATCTTTAAGGGTGATTCCCCGCTTATTCCTGAAATGTTCAATCACCGTTACCCAGGGAATGAGGAATGCCTCGCCTGTTTTTCCGGGACCCTGACGAAACTCAAGTGCCAGAAAACCGATCCGATTGGTTTTTACCAGAAAATCAGAAATTGCTTCAACCGGGTGCACATGTTGTTTATCGGAATGAAAGTGCTGGGAAAAGTAGAGTTTTTTATCAATAATTGATTTGCATTCAATCAAAAGATTATATGCGGGATTGGGAGAATCAACAATCACACCAGCAACCGGAGATCCCGTTTTTTGCAGTTTACATCGAAACGCAAAACCCTGTATCTGCTTTGTTTTGAAAAAACGGTTCAGGCTATTGACAATTGCCCGCTCGAAATCACTCATTGGTTATTGGTGTGATGCAATCTTAAAAAAAACCATTTGGTAAGAATTTTTAATCATAGCAGTAATACTATTTGTTATATGGGTAAGAAAGGAATGTTACTCGTAGGGCATGGAAGTACGATGCCCTACAATCAGGATCTTGTAGAGAAAACCGCTGCTATGATCAAGGCAGGGAACACGGATTTTATCGTTAAGTGTGGTTTTATGAATATGAACAAACCCACGATCAAGGAATCACTCAATGAGTTTCGCAATGAACCTATTGACGTACTCGTCGTTGT from Methanoregula sp. harbors:
- a CDS encoding triphosphoribosyl-dephospho-CoA synthase, translating into MTCLPMRAAERAQLAMMLEVCAFPKPGNVDRCHDYPETRLEHFLASTLFARPALEEAEKSEGRIGEIIRHAVQQTNCHEGGNTHFGAFILLIPLIYGRSIDGAMKAIEKTDTSDAVAFYRAFGLTKVHTYSNDELDVNDPKSLAELRDREMTLLDVMQHSAAQDMVAREWITGFPLTRRGADLLKQFGPGRQSIVQMFITLLAQEPDTFIIKKHGTVVAQETMRKAREVLDGNETLANFDQDCIDRNINPGSIADITIAAIFVALGEGWEWDS
- a CDS encoding methanogenesis marker 9 domain-containing protein: MMDAFERFGLLINDRVVRTPVGIASMAGIVDAAYVIERTGHIGFAFIGGYSIDQRTMDAANVIASHGDRKEFLCDNPVEELTRQIAKMEKNDVILGINLRGSTPDAFSSVAAAIGDRVVYEIDAHCRQPEMIAAGCGEYYLKNPDKLVAIISALKSHGVTVSVKIRAGVSADDRDLARILWKAGADILHIDLMDCGPAKLRQIRNSCPLMLIANNSITSFDKMKDMLSHGADLVSLARQSDIRTLSGLDAAITRFTDEEGWYNAPKQLCRGGDIRALAFCCMPVKECPLIPTLARMGIKKEKYIRMKQEAVTGTPLEPGQQTCFGSLCWCCKTSSPCMFRDMTIKQVGLSKKEYMCLKRDLSDTLMSGVFHDLPSDESS
- a CDS encoding Holliday junction resolvase, with translation MSDFERAIVNSLNRFFKTKQIQGFAFRCKLQKTGSPVAGVIVDSPNPAYNLLIECKSIIDKKLYFSQHFHSDKQHVHPVEAISDFLVKTNRIGFLALEFRQGPGKTGEAFLIPWVTVIEHFRNKRGITLKDARHYIAFGQSRDGYVLDHL
- the cfbA gene encoding sirohydrochlorin nickelochelatase; its protein translation is MGKKGMLLVGHGSTMPYNQDLVEKTAAMIKAGNTDFIVKCGFMNMNKPTIKESLNEFRNEPIDVLVVVPLFLAKGVHIEKDIPGEIGLPEGIKKGSFTLNGKSIPLVYADPIGSDPLLADLMVKNATKALSIL